In Bacillota bacterium, the sequence GGTTTAGTTGGATTTTCCACAACCAAGGTTTTGGCAACCCGGTCAAAGGCGCGCTGACGGCCAGCAAGAAACAGGGCAAAAATCGCGTCAATTAACAGCAGGTTAAACCAGAATGGAATCCGGCGCAGAAAACTTTCGGCAAATCCACATGGCCGTCCATCCTCCCGGGTCACCAGCAGCCCGGTGAAAAACTTACCGGCTGTGCGGCCAAACATTCCTTCGGTAAGAGGGAAGTAGAGAACAATGATTCCTATAATTGTCATTATGCCGAGGACCAACACCAGTGTGCTTTGCCAGGCAACGGCGTGAACCAACAGCCAGAGCACCGCCAGAATCGGCAAAAGCATCACCAAAATGTCAAGGGCGAAGGCCAGAATCCGGCGCAAGTGCCCAGCGGGCTTCAGGGGAAGATCGGCCGCAAACTCTCGGGCCAGTTCCGCTGGCACAGGCAGCGCCCCCAAAACCTTTGCTGCGCCCTGCTCCGCAATCTTGGCCTCATAATCGCCGCGCAATTGTTGAATAATGTCCTGCCGCCGCTCTGCAGGCAGCAAACGCAGTTCCCGTTCCAAATCCCGCAAATACATTTCCAAGCTACGATACATCAAGAGCCACCTCCAAGCAATTTTTCCATTGCCACCACTAAGGCCTGCCATTGGCCCTTTTGGGCAGCTAAATTTTCTTTGCCGAGTTCAGTTACACAATAATACTTCCGGGGCACACCCCGCCCCTGGGTCTCCCAGCGAGCCTCAATCAGGCCGGCGTCCTCTAAGCGATAAAGCACTGGATAGAGACTACCCTCGGCCAATGTCAGCAGACCGTCGCTGCGCTCAGCAATGGCGCTCACCAATTGATAGCCGTATTGTTGCCGCTCACTGAGCAAGCTCAGCAATACCATCTCCAAAGTGCCCCGCTTCAGTTCGCGGATAATCTTGTCATCCAATCGCGCCCCTCCATTCACATCAATACTTTGTGTAAACAAGTATATGCGATAAACAAACACATTGCAACTAATGTTATTTTTTTGTAACAAACCGTGATGACTAATTGTAATCTTGACCTCGCTCACAACTGTGGTCTATACTAAAGGCAAATGATAGAAGCGGAGGGGATAAAGTGATTGCGAAAGTTTTAGGCGGCGGGTGCAGGAATTGTCATGTGCTGGCGGAACGAGTTGAGCAGGCAGCCAAAGAATTGGGTCTTGAAGTTACAATTGAGAAGGTTACTGATATCAAAGATATCATGGAATACGATATAATGATGACCCCGGGATTGGTCCTGGATGAGAAGGTCGTGCTTTCGGGCAAAGTTCCGTCGGTGGCGGAGCTAAAAGAACTTCTGCAATAGCAAAAAGCCGGTTTGGATAAACCCAACCGGCTTTTAATGTGGACTTAATTCAGGTCGTCCGGGTCATCGTCATTACCCCTGTTATCGACCCGGGTCTTAAACAAATCGCCGAATTCGCCCTTGGCAAAGCCCTGAAGCTTGCGTTTCATCTCGGGCCAGCTGCCGGCGCTGACATACAGGAAAATCCCGCCACCGACAATGACAATGGCCAGCAACCAAAGGATGGTGGTAAACGCATTGCGCCCACCGCCATCAGCGGCCTGGGCCGCCGCGCCCTCACCATACAAATATGTGGAGAGAACATCGGCAAACAGCACAACCGACTCCTGGGCAGCCTCACGGTCGTTCTCGTGGGTTCCCACCTCTATGAGGATCGAATTGGGAGTCATGTCCTGGTTGTAATTGCCCTGGGCCGAGAAAATACCCTTGACCAGACCGGGGTATTTTTCATCGGCCAGCGCCTTCAGGTCCTCGGCAAATTGCTGAATCACACCCTGGTTTTGGTTCTGACGCCCAACCACAAGCTGGATTTGCACCATTTCGCCCTGGCCTTCCACTTCCCCCAGATACTCTTCGGCGGGAATCGCATCCCGGTGCACATCGATGGTGGCATCCACTCCCTCCTGGAGCAGCTCCTGCACCGTGTCCCGGG encodes:
- a CDS encoding RDD family protein, which codes for MAGLSGGNGKIAWRWLLMYRSLEMYLRDLERELRLLPAERRQDIIQQLRGDYEAKIAEQGAAKVLGALPVPAELAREFAADLPLKPAGHLRRILAFALDILVMLLPILAVLWLLVHAVAWQSTLVLVLGIMTIIGIIVLYFPLTEGMFGRTAGKFFTGLLVTREDGRPCGFAESFLRRIPFWFNLLLIDAIFALFLAGRQRAFDRVAKTLVVENPTKPRPWMIAVITVLLVTVGSLGAAVGLGMFDWFSGSVPPVPGDNVSVQQAMNLDLTEYGLQRGELDSNALSDGEALSGQWAGPGRAVHISIYRGPSPRTMLAMWTSGDSLRMMSRAINLVDRGLNQYRTNSHHKFGWYDGDWAVYVQTNREMFSPSEFRQLVRSIGEQLAEMN
- a CDS encoding PadR family transcriptional regulator, which gives rise to MDDKIIRELKRGTLEMVLLSLLSERQQYGYQLVSAIAERSDGLLTLAEGSLYPVLYRLEDAGLIEARWETQGRGVPRKYYCVTELGKENLAAQKGQWQALVVAMEKLLGGGS
- a CDS encoding stage II sporulation protein P, with product MTTMRSKGASKMRQVLLLLMVVALALPGAVIAEEQSAIEEFFCELNLTERDDGSFYTLVDQEGNVIMRTARIVHEGDTWIGIDNRKFEVYQVEGDTAYAAAVQDREERGSLISRIQSFLTGLWPSAQPVQQDGEVNRRVAVYNTHGAEAYVPNDGVESDPDGGGIITVAESLAQALEDQGVEVAQSTETHVPHDAGAYKRSRDTVQELLQEGVDATIDVHRDAIPAEEYLGEVEGQGEMVQIQLVVGRQNQNQGVIQQFAEDLKALADEKYPGLVKGIFSAQGNYNQDMTPNSILIEVGTHENDREAAQESVVLFADVLSTYLYGEGAAAQAADGGGRNAFTTILWLLAIVIVGGGIFLYVSAGSWPEMKRKLQGFAKGEFGDLFKTRVDNRGNDDDPDDLN
- a CDS encoding thioredoxin family protein, with protein sequence MIAKVLGGGCRNCHVLAERVEQAAKELGLEVTIEKVTDIKDIMEYDIMMTPGLVLDEKVVLSGKVPSVAELKELLQ